GACGCATCGCCGCGCGCCCTCGCCGCCCACTGCCGCGCCCCGTCCGACGCCCTCGCGGCCACCGACGCCGAGTTCAACTACTACCGTCCCCACCGCCGCATCCTCACCTCATCCGGCCCCTGCGCCCCCACCCGCACCGCATCCACCAACCAAGACTGACGCACCTCCTGCTTGGATCGACGTCCCATCCCGCATCTCCCGACTACGCAACGCTTTCAGCCAGCCCCACACGTTGTCCGCAGGACGAACGCAGTCTGAACCCGGTGTGTGGATACCATAGGAGAGGTTGCGGTGCATTGAACGCAACCGATAAAGACGACCACCCGAACGCAAAAAGGGGCAGCCTTCTCAGGCCGCCCCTCCGTGCTCGTCTTCCGCCTCGTGCGCGTCTTCCAGCTCATCGGGCCGTTCGCGGGGCCGCGCATCTTCCGGCATGTTCTTGTCCGGGATGAAGCGCAGCACCATCGCGGCGATCCCGATGGCGGCAGCGACCAGCGCAAGCTCGCGGCGGTCCAGCGCCATGGCGGCCATCAGCACGGCGCCCGCCGCGAAGAAGAGCCCCAGCCGCAGCTGCAGGTGCCGCGCGGAGCCGGTGCGCGCGCCGCGGCTCACTTGGCGGGCGCGGCGCGGTCGCCGTCCAGGAAGCGCCGCACGCCCGCCTGCATGTCGTCCGTCATCCGGGCGACGACGTTCACGTCGGCCCCGGCGCGGATGCCCGCCTCGAAGCCCATGCCGTCGGAGTGGTACAGCAGCCGCTTGGAGAGCTGCACGGCGCTGGGGCTGCGGTCCGCCATCTCCGCCAGGAACGCGCCCACGCCGTCGTGGAACGCATCGTCCGGGAAGACGTGGTTGATGAGGCCCACCCGCTCCGCCTCGGCCGCGGGGATGGGGTTGCCGCGCACGATCAGCTCGAACGCGCGCTTCTCGGACACGTTGCGCCGCAGGATCGCCATCACCATCGCGGGCACGAAGCCGATCCGCACCTCAGGGTAGCCGAACTGCGCCGACTCTGCCGCCAGCACCACGTCGCACGCGGTCGCTAGGCCGCAGCCGCCCGCCAGCGCCCGCCCGCGCACCGCCGCGACCACCGGCTTGCGCATCTGCCGCGGCAGCAGGAACAGCTCCGCCAGCTCGTCCACGTCCTCCAGGTTCTCCATCACCGACGCATCGGCGATGCGGCGCAGCGCGGAGAGGTCGGCCCCGGAGCAGAAGTCCTTCCCCGCCCCCTCGATGCACACCACGCGCACCTCCGCGTCGGCATCCATCGCCCGCAGCGCCGCTTTGAGGTCCGCCACCAGCTCCGCGTTCAGCGCGTTGCGCTTGTCCGGCCGGTTCAGAGTGATGCGCCCCACGCCCGCCGAGCGGCTGGTGAGCAGCCGCTCGCCGCCTTCGCTCACGCCGCGCCTCCGGAAGCCGCCAGCGCCGCGATCTCGTCCGGCACGTCGATCTCCATCCGCAGCATGGCGGTGGAGAGCACCTTGCCCTGCGCGTCGGTCTTGAGCGACACGGTGCCGCCGCCGCCCAACGAGTTGTGCAGCAGGAAGTTGAGCGCCTCCAGGTTGGGCAGCTCGAACCGTTCCACGCCGCCCAGGCAGATGCCCTCGAAGTGCTTCTTCACGCGCTCGGTGGTCACCTGCTCCACCAGGTGCGGGTAGAACTCGGGCCGGAGCGCGATGACGCCCACGTTCG
This genomic window from Longimicrobiaceae bacterium contains:
- a CDS encoding enoyl-CoA hydratase-related protein; this translates as MSEGGERLLTSRSAGVGRITLNRPDKRNALNAELVADLKAALRAMDADAEVRVVCIEGAGKDFCSGADLSALRRIADASVMENLEDVDELAELFLLPRQMRKPVVAAVRGRALAGGCGLATACDVVLAAESAQFGYPEVRIGFVPAMVMAILRRNVSEKRAFELIVRGNPIPAAEAERVGLINHVFPDDAFHDGVGAFLAEMADRSPSAVQLSKRLLYHSDGMGFEAGIRAGADVNVVARMTDDMQAGVRRFLDGDRAAPAK